DNA from Aliarcobacter skirrowii CCUG 10374:
TTTAAATCTATAATAGCATCTTCAACTGTAAATGAAACAGCTAAAGTAGAGTTTATTTTATCGATGGTTGAAAAACCTGAAAAATCTTTGGAAAACTTTATCAAACTTCTTGGTGAAAAGAGAAGATTAGATATTATTCCATTTGTTGCAGCAGAATTAAAAAATCAAATTGCAAAACTAAATAATAGTTTTATTGGAGTTATTTATACAAATAAAGAGCTTCCAGCTAAAAGTGTTAGTTCAATTGAAGAACAATTTAGTAAGAAATTTGATGTGAAACTTTCATTATCTCAAAATGTTTGTGATTATGATGGAATTAAAGTTGATATAGATGGACTAGGTGTTGAAATATCTTTCTCTAAAGATAGATTAAAAACTCAGTTAATCGATCATATTTTAAAAGCAGTTTAGAACTTATAAAGGAGAAATTTGAATGGGTGCAAAAATTCAAGCAGATGAAATCAGTTCAATTATTAAAGAGAGAATTGATAACTTTGAATTAAATGTAGATGTAAACGAAACTGGTAAGATTATATCTTATGCAGATGGTATTGCTCAAGTTTACGGTCTTAAAAATGTTATGGCTGGTGAAATGGTTGAGTTTGAGAACGGTGAAAAAGGTATGGCTGCAAACTTAGAAGAGTCTTCAGTTGGTATCGTTGTTCTTGGAAAAGGTTTAGGTCTTAGAGAAGGTACTTCTTGTAAAAGATTAGGTGAACTTCTTGAGGTTCCAGTTGGTGAAGCACTAGTTGGAAGAG
Protein-coding regions in this window:
- a CDS encoding F0F1 ATP synthase subunit delta, which encodes MKDLIAKRYVKALLEARDLGEITSFSEKLDGVAKAFLNDKFKSIIASSTVNETAKVEFILSMVEKPEKSLENFIKLLGEKRRLDIIPFVAAELKNQIAKLNNSFIGVIYTNKELPAKSVSSIEEQFSKKFDVKLSLSQNVCDYDGIKVDIDGLGVEISFSKDRLKTQLIDHILKAV